The DNA sequence ACGGTTGGAGTGTTCCCGAAGACATTCTAATTGAGGACTTTTATAATCATGCTAAATATAACGAGTTTTTTGTTTCCGCAGATAGAAAAGTGCTACTGATGACTGTGCAAAGAGAAGATAGCTATGGTAACAAAGATATTTATGTTTCTTTTGCCACAGGTGAACGCAGCTACTCTAAACCTATGAATATCGGCAAAACCGTCAATACAGTAGGAGATGAAGTAAGTCCATTTTTAGCTCCTGATGGTGTAACTTTATACTACTCCACAGATGGCAAACCTGGATATGGCAGCCACGATATTTTTGTTACGCGCAGATTAGATGACACTTGGAAAAACTGGTCAGAACCGCAAAATTTAGGTCCAGGCATCAATACTAACAAATGGGATGCTTATTATACCGTGTCTGCATCAGGTAAATATGCTTACATGGCTAGCACAGAGGGAGCAATTGACGGATCTTCGGACATTATACAAATAGAAATACCCCAAGAAGCTAAACCTAAACCCGTACTTATTGTGTATGGAAAAGTTCTAAACGCTAAAACAAATGAACCCATTGCCACTAACGTTACATACAGAGATTTATCCACAGACCAAGAATTGGGAATAGCACGCTCTAACCCCAAAGATGGAAGCTATAAAATTGTGTTACCCCAAGGCAAACGATACGGCTTTTTTGCAAATAAGCAAGGATTTTTGGCTACAAGTGAAAATTTAGACACCAAAGACCTAAAAGAATTCAAAGAAATTGAAGTCAATCTTTATCTTACGCCAATTGAAGTAGGTCAATCTATACGCCTTAATAACATTTTCTTTGAACCTAATAGTGCCAGCCTACAAGCCGAGTCGTACAGCGAACTTAAACGCCTAGCGGACTTCTTAAAATCTAATCCAAATATCGTAGTGGAAATTGCAGGACATACGGACAATGGGGCAGCAGGAACTGACCCAAACTATTTGATGCAACTCTCTCAAAATCGTGCAAAGTCTGTAGCAGAATACATACTCAAATGCGGAGTAAATACAAGTCAAATCATCTATAAAGGCTATGGTAATACCAAACCTATTGCCAACAATGCTACCCCAGAAGGTAGAGCAAAAAATCGCAGAGTGGAGTTTATTATTTTGAAAAATTGAAAACATGCTAGAAATTTTGCTTAACTTAGACAAACAGCTGTTTCTTTGGATCAACAACAAACATTCTACTTTTTGGGACGTAGTAATGTATTGGATTAGCGATAAATACATTTGGACGCCACTATATGTGTTTTGGTTAGTTTATTTGATTGAGGAGTATGGCAAAAAAGGGGTGTGGATCTGTCTTTTTGTGATAGTACTCATTTTTATGACCGATGGAACAAGCAATTTACTATTGAAAGAAAACATAAAACGCTTGCGCCCTTGCCACGCCTTAGCGAATGTGCATTTAGTCTTTGAAAAGTGCGGGGGAATGTATGGTTTTGTATCTTCCCATGCGGCAAACATGTTTGGCTTGGCTACCTATTTAACTTTATGGCTGCATAAAGATATCTCTCATTTTGGAAAATTTGCCTTTCTATGGGCAAGCTTGATTGGATATTCTCGTATTTATTTAGGTGTGCATTACCCTTTGGATGTTATTGGTGGGGCAGCAGTAGGTATAGTAATTGGGTGGCTTAATTACAAGTTTGTTCAAACTAATGTTTTACCCCGCTTATTTTTTGAAGCAAAAGCGTAAGACTAAAAAAGCTATACGAATTTAAATTTTCTGATTTATATTTTTTGGGCGTGCCCCTTGCTAACGCAAGGGTCGGGGCATTCCGCACGTAGCCCGTAGCACGCCGACCTTGTGGGCATGAGCGCAAGCGAAACGCCCACAAGGACACGCCCCAAAAATAAACTTTACTTACTTAAAAAACAGGACTTTACAAAGACTTCGCAAACTTATCTCCAATCCAACACTACACAAGATAGATGCTCCTTCGTGTTTTCAAAACGCCGCAAAACTTTGTTCATTTTAGCAGATTGGATAAAAAAATACTTATGCGGATAAACTAAAAAACGAACCTGATTAGCCTGACAAAAATGTAATATCTGCTCTTCCAAAGAACTTTGATAGCTATACCTAAAAGGAAGCTTTGTTTGAATTATCTGCTCCGTAACCACATCATAATCTTTTGGATTGGTATTTCTATCAAAATAAATGTTTGTAGCTAATAGCGGAATTATACGCACAGGTTTATCTTTCCAACAAAATAGGTCTGTTTGCCGAGTGTCATAGTACCATACGGCTGCCCCTTTGTCCAAAATGTCCAAAGTGCTTAAATAGGCATATATCTCATCAATCCAATGATTATCCACTGCTGTCCTCTGAAAATCCCTTTTGTACCAAAGACTTTGAAACAGTGCTACAAGCAGCACACAACATAAAACTACTTTTACCTGTCTTAGCTGGGAACGGATTGCCACAAGCCATGAATACGACCATAAAAAAGGTAACAAAAGCAAAAACAAAAATTGATAACTATCATACCAACGGTAGAACATAACCTGCAAAACATAGCCCACAACCGCCGTTGTACATAACACAAACATACTTTCTCTATCTTGTTTTAGTCCCAAAAACGTAGGGAGATAGAAAAAAAACACAAAGCACAGAAAATAGCCCTGCATATAGATAAACTTGTTGTTCAAAGTAGGAAAAAAGTAAGTAAAGTTGTCATTTGAGAGATTAGGTTCAGCAGTGAAGAAGTAAAAAGTTAGTATCCAAATAGTAGTCCATGCGGCGCATATAAGCGCCAGTTTGTTTTGATTGCGTACAAATTCTGCAAGCATTAAAAAAATAGCTATCGGAAAGGTAAGAATGGAAAATATCGGCAAAAGAGAAAAGACTATCCAACGCAGTTTAGAGGGTATCAGTATGAAGAGTAAAGCCACTGTCCCTATTACCATAAATTTGGGAACTCCTATCATGCTTGAATACCGCGTAAAACTGAATTGGGTATCGTAGTAAGGAAGTGAAAAATTCAACCATCCTTGAAAAGTGATAAAACCACAAGCTAAAATGAACCAAAATACATCTACCTTTTTTTGATACTGTTCAAGCAGCGCAAGCAAACCTACAATAAGCGTTAGTTGTAAAATAGGGATAAGTACCTGCATTGCAAGCCAAGTAGGCTGAAGGTTCCAAAAAGTTTGTATAGCCGCATGTAGCCATATTTCTATGTAATGATAGGGAAAAAGAAAAGACGTATTTTGCCAATGGTAGTAAGTTTCTATCCCTGTTTTTTGTAAGTGTAAGCTTATTTTTATGCTATGTAAAATGTCAAAATGGGGGAGGTACAGACTGTTTCCTTTGAGGGATACACAATAAAAATTGAGAATTGAAGTCCATGCCCAAATAATTGGGAGTAGAAATAAAGGTTTTATGAGTTTTTTGTACGTTTTAGGTTGATATGAGGTCAATTCTGCTGAGGGGGAGGTTTTGGTTATTACCAAAGCTAATACTATCAGAGGTAAAGAACCTGCTAATACAGTTTTTGCTTGGGTGTAATACAAAGCAGCTGAAATTGCCCAAACATATTGACCAATACATAAAGCATAAAATAAGAATTTCCATTGCATGGAGAGTTTTATTTTGAGTGTTTGAAGTATGAATATTCCTGTACTTAATAAAAGCATCAGCTGCATAAAGCCTATTCCACTGTACATTAAGGCGGTTTTCCAATACATACAAAAGTAGATGTACCCAAAATTAGGAATATCTGCTAAAATGAACTAAGTGTTTCAAATACTCAAAAGGTGTAAGCACTTACTAACCTTCTCGGTACTCGGGCTAACTTATGTATAAACTTACTACGTTTAATACATGGTATGAAACATTATTCATTTTCATTGTTACTGCTAATTGCTGTTCTCTGTGTGAATTTACATTCACAGACCACCAGTATTACAGTGGTAAGCCCTAATGGTGGTGAAACGTGGTATGCACTTTCTAATCAAACTGTGCAGTGGACATTTACAGGATCTCCTCCCACAGTGAACATATACCTGTCTACTGACAATGGTGTTACGTGGAATAATGTTGCTTCTCTTGTAGCATCAGGCAGTTCAGGGGGTACACACACAATGATTGTCCCACTTGTAACTTCAAACCAATGTTTAATTAAGGTAGTTGATGCAGTAACGCCTTCAATTAAGGATAGTAGCAATAGTGTTTTCAGTATTGTACAGCCGAGCATAACGGTAGTAACTCCTAATGGTTCAGAAATTTGGAATATTGGTTCTACTCAGAATATCAAATGGAATAGTGTTGGTTCTATAAGTGCAGTGGACATTGAAGAAACTCGCGACAATGGTGCTACCTGGAATGTTATTCAAATGGGCGTTCCTAATGGTAGTAGCGGTGGAACATACGCTTGGTTAATTGGTGGTAGTGCTTCTACACAGTGCAAAGTACGAATTAGAG is a window from the Bacteroidia bacterium genome containing:
- a CDS encoding OmpA family protein; this encodes MRCLLLLILLAYSTLHAQKVWFEDDFNDYSKGWTYGNTTETQKEIKNGVYRITVKESDANAWAFWNYSIFLDPEKDFSIEATMKQVSGLENSSYGITWGKDVDNAYCFCISSNGYYILYSYINGQYTDIQSWEKTSSINRAGNWNVVKIVQKGRKWDFFVNNEKVYSTFVKKPFGNCVGFITNKQITVEVDKLVIRQDNLINVVPNAPSYVKKKNLGNTVNTKYEEVSPVISPDGKTLFYGIKRCPENVGGAEDAEDAWYTTSLDEVHWSPRRNLSKPLNNSSANVVISVMPDNNTMIMMHRYKNDGTYKGQGLSITYRTENGWSVPEDILIEDFYNHAKYNEFFVSADRKVLLMTVQREDSYGNKDIYVSFATGERSYSKPMNIGKTVNTVGDEVSPFLAPDGVTLYYSTDGKPGYGSHDIFVTRRLDDTWKNWSEPQNLGPGINTNKWDAYYTVSASGKYAYMASTEGAIDGSSDIIQIEIPQEAKPKPVLIVYGKVLNAKTNEPIATNVTYRDLSTDQELGIARSNPKDGSYKIVLPQGKRYGFFANKQGFLATSENLDTKDLKEFKEIEVNLYLTPIEVGQSIRLNNIFFEPNSASLQAESYSELKRLADFLKSNPNIVVEIAGHTDNGAAGTDPNYLMQLSQNRAKSVAEYILKCGVNTSQIIYKGYGNTKPIANNATPEGRAKNRRVEFIILKN
- a CDS encoding phosphatase PAP2 family protein, which translates into the protein MLEILLNLDKQLFLWINNKHSTFWDVVMYWISDKYIWTPLYVFWLVYLIEEYGKKGVWICLFVIVLIFMTDGTSNLLLKENIKRLRPCHALANVHLVFEKCGGMYGFVSSHAANMFGLATYLTLWLHKDISHFGKFAFLWASLIGYSRIYLGVHYPLDVIGGAAVGIVIGWLNYKFVQTNVLPRLFFEAKA
- a CDS encoding T9SS type A sorting domain-containing protein, which produces MNLHSQTTSITVVSPNGGETWYALSNQTVQWTFTGSPPTVNIYLSTDNGVTWNNVASLVASGSSGGTHTMIVPLVTSNQCLIKVVDAVTPSIKDSSNSVFSIVQPSITVVTPNGSEIWNIGSTQNIKWNSVGSISAVDIEETRDNGATWNVIQMGVPNGSSGGTYAWLIGGSASTQCKVRIRDFMFPPIQDESDAVFTIMAPSSIAHLNFESINVYPNPTPEHLTMELPSGMYALTLTDMKGKTITQSNIAVHGGIITFNLSNVPQGMYILRLQDANQKTYIQKIEKM